Proteins from one Oenanthe melanoleuca isolate GR-GAL-2019-014 chromosome 1, OMel1.0, whole genome shotgun sequence genomic window:
- the LNP1 gene encoding leukemia NUP98 fusion partner 1: MEYDEDDDIFFAKWMSSFWGHNLIDEEKEGRGHKKRQPRVWSERRASLPAKLSSLHTTRLHASAKGSSSGHLRGSKEFQEDQDVKCHCHRKASRTPSEDSSCPETSSNSIQEFAESFEKQLHLKSKRSVSLQPEGAKERQEREKLHLRKTKSHKKLGEKSEARRDREEAESSEVPAKHSEQFPSQASIQKGYVCTGSYNA; encoded by the exons ATGGAAtatgatgaggatgatgatattttctttgcaaaatggATGAGCAGCTTCTGGGGCCACAACTTGATCGATGAGGAGAAGGAAGGCAGAGGCCACAAGAAACGTCAGCCACGAGTCTGGAGTGAAAGGAGAGCATCCCTACCG gccAAGCTTTCCTCCCTCCATACAACACGACTTCATGCTTCTGCCAAAGGCTCATCTTCAGGCCACCTCAGGGGCTCCAAGGAATTTCAAGAAGACCAAGATGTCAAATGCCACTGCCACAGGAAGGCAAGCAGAACACCCTCAGAAGACAGCTCGTGTCCAGAGACAAGCTCAAACTCCATTCAGGAATTTGCAGAGTCCTTTGAAAAGCAATTGCATCTCAAAAGCAAACGCTCCGTTTCTTTG CAACCTGAAGGTGCAAAAGAGagacaagaaagagaaaaattgcatttgagAAAAACGAAGTCTCATAAGAAATTGGGAGAGAAATCAGAGGCAAGGAGAGACCGGGAAGAAGCTGAAAGTTCAGAAGTACCTGCAAAACACAGTGAACAGTTTCCATCACAAGCAAGCATTCAGAAAGGTTATGTATGCACAGGCAGCTATAATGCATAG